The following are from one region of the Variovorax sp. V213 genome:
- the ftsA gene encoding cell division protein FtsA codes for MPKEYKDLVVGLDIGTAKVMVVVAEVLPGGELKLAGLGIAPSNGLKRGVVVNIDATVQSIQQALKEAELMADCKISRVYTGITGSHIRGINSSGMVAVKDKEVTPADVARVVETARAINISSDQRLLLVEPQEFVIDGQDVKEPIGMSGMRLEAKVHIVTGAQSAAENIIKCVRRCGLEVDQLMLNPLASSQAVLTEDERELGVVLVDIGAGTTDVAIFTNGAIRHTAVIPIAGDLITSDIAMALRTPTKDAEDIKVENGYAKQLLADPDTQVEVPGLGDRGPRMLSKQALAGVIEPRIEEIFSLVQQVVRESGYEEVLSSGVVLTGGSAVMPGMVELGEDIFLKPVRRGIPKYSSALSDMVAQPRAATVMGLLEEARFARMRGFKVAQKNGSVKTAFGRFKDFIVGNF; via the coding sequence ATGCCCAAAGAATACAAAGACCTGGTTGTCGGACTCGACATCGGCACCGCCAAGGTGATGGTGGTGGTGGCCGAGGTGCTTCCCGGCGGCGAACTCAAGCTGGCCGGCCTCGGCATTGCGCCGAGCAACGGCCTGAAGCGCGGCGTGGTGGTGAACATCGACGCCACCGTGCAGAGCATCCAGCAGGCCTTGAAGGAGGCCGAGCTGATGGCCGACTGCAAGATCAGCCGCGTCTACACCGGCATTACCGGCAGCCACATCCGCGGCATCAATTCGAGCGGCATGGTGGCGGTGAAGGACAAGGAAGTGACGCCGGCCGACGTGGCCCGCGTGGTGGAGACCGCGCGCGCCATCAACATCTCGAGCGACCAGCGCCTCTTGCTGGTGGAGCCGCAGGAGTTCGTCATCGACGGCCAGGACGTGAAGGAGCCGATCGGCATGAGCGGCATGCGGCTCGAGGCCAAGGTGCACATCGTGACCGGTGCGCAGAGCGCGGCCGAGAACATCATCAAATGCGTGCGCCGCTGCGGACTCGAGGTCGACCAGCTGATGCTCAACCCGCTGGCCTCGAGCCAGGCGGTGCTCACCGAAGACGAGCGCGAGCTTGGCGTGGTCCTGGTCGACATCGGCGCGGGCACCACCGACGTGGCCATCTTCACCAACGGTGCGATCCGCCACACGGCCGTGATCCCGATTGCGGGCGACCTGATCACCAGCGACATTGCGATGGCGCTGCGCACGCCCACCAAGGACGCGGAAGACATCAAGGTCGAGAACGGCTACGCCAAGCAGCTCCTGGCCGACCCCGACACGCAGGTGGAAGTACCCGGCCTCGGCGACCGCGGCCCGCGCATGCTGAGCAAACAGGCGCTGGCAGGCGTGATCGAGCCGCGCATCGAAGAGATCTTTTCGCTGGTGCAGCAGGTGGTGCGCGAGTCGGGCTACGAAGAGGTGCTGTCGTCGGGCGTGGTGCTCACGGGCGGCAGCGCCGTGATGCCAGGCATGGTCGAGCTTGGCGAAGACATCTTCCTGAAGCCGGTGCGGCGCGGCATTCCGAAGTATTCGAGCGCGCTCTCCGACATGGTGGCGCAGCCGCGCGCCGCCACGGTGATGGGTTTGCTCGAGGAAGCGCGCTTCGCACGCATGCGCGGCTTCAAGGTGGCGCAGAAGAACGGATCCGTAAAGACTGCGTTCGGACGTTTCAAAGACTTCATCGTGGGGAACTTCTGA
- a CDS encoding cell division protein FtsQ/DivIB, which yields MADSIPVPFDVKLMNIVANLAFVVVALMLLAAGAWWVLRQPFFPIGGIKVDGDVTHNNAVTLRANVAPQLAGNFFTVDLARARTAFESVPWVRKAVVRREFPNKLRVTLTEQVPVATWGDEAGSRLINGFGEVFDANVAEVDDRLPRLDGPVEQAGQVLGMYRVLAPIFQPYDFGVDELTLSSRGSWKVVLDSGAEIELGRGQPEEVAARTQRFLKTVTQVAGQYHRTAADVEGADLRHNDAYALRLRGVTTVVTDPKTKKK from the coding sequence ATGGCCGACAGCATTCCAGTGCCCTTCGACGTCAAGCTCATGAACATCGTCGCGAACCTGGCGTTCGTGGTGGTGGCGCTCATGCTGCTGGCGGCGGGCGCATGGTGGGTGCTGCGCCAGCCTTTTTTCCCCATCGGCGGCATCAAGGTCGACGGCGACGTGACGCACAACAACGCCGTGACGCTGCGCGCCAACGTCGCGCCGCAACTGGCCGGCAACTTCTTCACGGTCGACCTGGCGCGCGCGCGCACGGCCTTCGAGTCGGTGCCGTGGGTTCGCAAGGCGGTGGTGCGGCGCGAGTTTCCGAACAAGCTGCGCGTCACCCTGACCGAGCAGGTCCCGGTGGCCACCTGGGGCGACGAAGCCGGCTCCAGGCTGATCAACGGCTTTGGCGAGGTGTTCGACGCCAACGTGGCCGAGGTGGACGACCGGCTGCCGCGGCTCGATGGACCCGTCGAGCAGGCCGGACAGGTGTTGGGCATGTACCGCGTGCTTGCGCCGATCTTCCAGCCCTACGACTTCGGCGTGGACGAACTCACGCTGTCGAGCCGGGGCAGCTGGAAGGTCGTGCTCGATAGCGGTGCCGAGATCGAGCTTGGCCGCGGCCAGCCCGAAGAGGTGGCGGCCCGCACGCAGCGTTTCCTGAAAACCGTGACCCAGGTCGCGGGCCAATACCACCGCACCGCGGCGGACGTCGAAGGGGCCGACCTGCGCCACAACGATGCCTACGCGCTGCGTCTTCGCGGCGTCACCACGGTCGTGACCGACCCGAAGACCAAGAAGAAATAA
- a CDS encoding D-alanine--D-alanine ligase — translation MTLQDPKQFGKVAVLFGGSSAEREISIMSGTGVLEALRSRGVDAHAFDPSERDLVELRRDGFARCFIALHGRHGEDGTVQGALELLGIPYTGSGVMASSVAMDKVMTKRIWQADGLPTPKYVRLAFDQQSREQIRAVPDVLGLPLIVKPPREGSSIGVTKVEGYSQMQDAVALSAKYDADVLCEEFIEGEEVTCAVLGQGLDARALPVVRIAAPQGAYDYQNKYFTDDVKYQCPSGLPEAEEHEIQRITLAAYHTLGCRGWGRADVMIRGSDRKPFLLEMNTSPGMTGHSLVPMSARAAGIAYEDLCLRVLASASLDATGGAH, via the coding sequence ATGACCCTTCAGGATCCAAAACAATTCGGCAAGGTGGCCGTGCTGTTCGGCGGAAGCTCCGCCGAACGCGAAATCTCGATCATGTCCGGCACGGGCGTGCTCGAGGCGCTGCGCTCGCGCGGCGTCGACGCACATGCCTTCGATCCGTCCGAGCGCGATCTGGTCGAGCTTCGGCGCGACGGTTTCGCGCGCTGCTTCATCGCCCTGCATGGACGGCATGGCGAGGACGGCACGGTGCAGGGCGCGCTCGAACTGCTCGGCATTCCCTACACCGGCTCGGGCGTGATGGCGTCGAGCGTGGCCATGGACAAGGTCATGACCAAGCGCATCTGGCAGGCCGACGGCTTGCCGACGCCGAAGTATGTGCGCCTGGCCTTCGACCAGCAGAGCCGCGAGCAGATCCGCGCTGTGCCCGACGTGCTCGGGCTGCCGCTGATCGTGAAGCCGCCGCGCGAGGGTTCGTCGATCGGCGTGACCAAGGTCGAGGGCTATTCGCAGATGCAGGACGCCGTGGCGCTTTCGGCGAAGTACGACGCCGACGTGCTGTGCGAGGAATTCATCGAGGGCGAGGAAGTGACCTGCGCCGTGCTCGGCCAGGGGCTCGACGCGCGTGCGCTGCCCGTGGTTCGCATCGCCGCGCCCCAGGGTGCCTACGACTACCAGAACAAATACTTCACCGACGACGTGAAGTACCAGTGCCCGAGCGGCCTGCCCGAAGCCGAGGAACACGAGATCCAGCGCATCACGCTGGCCGCGTACCACACGCTCGGTTGCCGTGGCTGGGGCCGTGCCGACGTGATGATCCGCGGGAGCGACCGCAAGCCTTTCCTGCTCGAGATGAACACCTCGCCCGGCATGACCGGCCATTCGCTGGTGCCGATGTCGGCACGCGCGGCGGGCATTGCCTACGAAGACCTGTGCCTGCGCGTGCTGGCCTCGGCTTCGCTGGATGCCACGGGGGGAGCGCACTAG
- the murC gene encoding UDP-N-acetylmuramate--L-alanine ligase: MKHAIRHIHFVGIGGSGMSGIAEVLFNLGYRITGSDLADSATLRRLAGLGIGTFVGHAAAHIDGADAVVTSTAVQSDNPEVLAAREKRIPVVPRALMLAELMRLKQGIAIAGTHGKTTTTSLVASVLDAAGLDPTFVIGGRLNSAGANAQLGSGDYIVVEADESDASFLNLLPVMAVVTNIDADHMETYGHDFAKLKKAFVDFLHRMPFYGVAILCTDDPAVRDIVSHVTCPVTSYGFGEDAQVRAVDVRAVGGQMHFTAQRRNGVTLPDLPIVLNLPGEHNVRNALSVIAVAVELGIPDEAVQRGLAGFKGVGRRFQSYGEVAVQGAPAGSFTVIDDYGHHPVEMAATIAAARGAFPGRRLVLAFQPHRYTRTRDCFEDFVKVIGNADAVLLGEVYAAGEPPIVAADGRTLSRALRVAGKVEPVFVDDINAMPQAILDNARDGDVVLCMGAGSIGAVPGRVVEIAAAARGAEVTP, encoded by the coding sequence ATGAAGCATGCGATCCGTCATATCCACTTCGTCGGCATCGGCGGCTCGGGCATGAGCGGCATTGCCGAGGTGCTGTTCAACCTTGGCTACCGCATCACCGGCTCCGACCTGGCCGACAGCGCGACGCTGCGCCGGCTTGCGGGCCTGGGCATCGGCACCTTCGTGGGCCATGCGGCGGCGCACATCGACGGCGCGGATGCGGTGGTCACTTCCACCGCGGTGCAGTCGGATAACCCCGAGGTGCTGGCCGCGCGCGAGAAGCGCATTCCGGTGGTGCCGCGCGCGCTGATGCTGGCCGAGCTGATGCGCCTGAAGCAGGGCATCGCGATTGCCGGCACGCACGGCAAGACGACCACCACGAGTCTCGTGGCCAGCGTGCTCGACGCCGCCGGGCTCGACCCGACCTTCGTGATCGGCGGGCGCCTCAACAGCGCCGGCGCCAACGCGCAGTTGGGCAGCGGCGACTACATCGTGGTGGAGGCCGACGAGTCGGACGCTTCGTTCCTGAACCTGCTGCCCGTCATGGCGGTGGTCACGAACATCGATGCCGACCACATGGAGACCTACGGGCACGACTTCGCAAAGCTCAAGAAGGCCTTCGTCGATTTCCTGCACCGCATGCCGTTCTACGGCGTGGCCATTCTGTGCACCGACGATCCGGCGGTGCGCGACATCGTGAGCCACGTCACCTGTCCGGTCACCAGCTACGGCTTCGGCGAAGACGCGCAGGTTCGCGCGGTCGACGTGCGCGCCGTGGGCGGCCAGATGCACTTCACGGCGCAGCGGCGCAACGGCGTCACGCTGCCCGACCTGCCCATCGTGCTGAACCTGCCGGGCGAGCACAACGTGCGCAACGCGCTGTCGGTGATCGCGGTGGCGGTGGAACTCGGCATTCCCGACGAGGCGGTTCAGCGCGGCCTGGCCGGCTTCAAGGGCGTGGGCCGCCGCTTCCAGAGCTATGGCGAGGTGGCGGTGCAAGGGGCGCCGGCCGGCAGCTTCACCGTGATCGACGACTACGGGCATCACCCGGTCGAGATGGCGGCCACCATTGCCGCCGCGCGCGGCGCGTTTCCGGGGCGCCGGCTGGTGCTGGCCTTCCAGCCGCACCGCTACACCCGCACGCGCGACTGCTTCGAGGACTTCGTCAAGGTCATCGGCAATGCCGACGCGGTGCTGCTGGGCGAGGTGTACGCCGCGGGCGAGCCGCCCATCGTGGCCGCCGACGGCCGCACGCTGTCGCGCGCACTGCGCGTGGCGGGCAAGGTGGAGCCGGTATTCGTCGACGACATCAACGCCATGCCGCAAGCCATTCTGGACAACGCGCGCGACGGCGACGTGGTGCTTTGCATGGGCGCGGGCTCCATCGGTGCGGTGCCGGGCAGGGTCGTTGAAATTGCTGCCGCGGCGCGCGGCGCGGAGGTTACCCCATGA